The Oncorhynchus nerka isolate Pitt River linkage group LG12, Oner_Uvic_2.0, whole genome shotgun sequence genome includes a region encoding these proteins:
- the LOC115138603 gene encoding LOW QUALITY PROTEIN: XK-related protein 6-like (The sequence of the model RefSeq protein was modified relative to this genomic sequence to represent the inferred CDS: inserted 1 base in 1 codon), with amino-acid sequence MAAQSDGGGEMEEGVXGVFDGDTEEDCQPLDSAAIHICLCCHSAVCYWGCRSNCLGNLLGKDTTGRIGGTGVGGGRSLRETRCPPEEGLWLDCLWLILALLVFFWDVGTDLLLAADYYDRQDYLWFGLTLFLVLVPSIVVQILSFRWFIQDYSGECLTTWLGTVDCSKGGEREKLTRQGPTGHRGVYPGTDRVRVASVWLWQITIHILQLGQVWRYIRTLYLGIQSHRMKEHKEAQRRFYWAMMFEYADVNMLRLLETFLESAPQLVLQLCIMIQQNRAETLQCISSLGSLLSLSWVLASYHKLLRDSRDDQRSLSYRGALLHLLWRLLTISSRVLSLALFASLFHLYFGIFVVLHWCGMALWVVHGGTDFCMSRWEEVLFNMVVGIVYIFCWFNVKEGHTRGRMVAYYSVVLAENTLLTGLWYVYRDREETDSYAVPALCGVYLSFTGGVLVMLLYYGLLHPSHTHPTPASTWCDELLWGNPLPPSAPPTPAHLAAPFHSDDIIAEGCLPVFQVRLEPPTSRRFEGPLIKIDMPRKRYPAWDAHYVDRRLRRTINLLQYLTPAAAGIRYRDRPLLYELLQYESSF; translated from the exons ATGGCAGCGCAGTCTGATGGAGGGGGAGAAATGGAGGAAGGAG GGGGGGTGTTTGATGGAGACACAGAGGAAGACTGTCAGCCTCTGGACTCTGCAGCTATCCACATCTGTCTCTGCTGTCACTCTGCTGTCTGCTACTGGGGCTGTCGCTCCAACTGTCTGGGAAACCTGCTGGGGAAAGACACTACTgg AAGGATCGGGGGTACCGGAGTTGGAGGTGGTAGGAGTTTGAGGGAGACTCGCTGCCCACCAGAGGAGGGACTGTGGCTGGACTGTCTCTGGTTGATCCTGGCTCTCCTCGTCTTCTTCTGGGATGTGGGAACAGATCTGCTTCTCGCTGCAGACTACTATGACAGACAGGACTATCTGTGGTTTGGCCTGACGCTCTTCCTGGTGCTGGTGCCGTCGATTGTAGTTCAGATACTGAGCTTCCGCTGGTTCATCCAGGACTACAGCGGAGAGTGTCTGACCACCTGGCTGGGGACAGTGGACTGCagcaagggaggagagagagaaaagctgaCCAGGCAAGGGCCAACTGGCCACAGGGGGGTTTATCCTGGAACAGACCGGGTCAGAGTGGCCTCAGTCTGGCTGTGGCAGATCACCATACACATTCTACAACTGGGACAGGTCTGGAG GTATATCCGTACTTTATACCTGGGTATCCAGTCCCACCGTATGAAGGAGCATAAGGAGGCACAGAGGAGGTTCTACTGGGCCATGATGTTTGAGTACGCAGACGTCAACATGCTGAGGCTACTGGAGACCTTCCTGGAGTCAGCTCCTCAACTAGTACTACAGCTCTGTATTATGATACAGCAGAACCGGGCTGAGACTCTACAGT gTATATCTAGTCTAGGCTCTCTTCTGTCTCTATCCTGGGTGTTGGCCTCGTACCACAAGCTCCTGCGCGACTCCAGAGACGACCAGCGCAGTCTGAGTTATCGCGGtgccctcctccaccttctctggcgcctcctcaccatctcctcccgcgttctctctctcgccctcttcgCATCCCTCTTCCACCTGTACTTTGGCATCTTCGTGGTGCTCCACTGGTGTGGCATGGCCCTGTGGGTGGTGCATGGAGGAACAGACTTCTGTATGTCTCGCTGGGAGGAGGTTTTGTTTAACATGGTGGTGGGCATCGTCTACATCTTCTGCTGGTTCAACGTCAAGGAGGGACACACCAGGGGACGCATGGTGGCTTACTACTCTGTGGTACTGGCTGAGAACACACTGCTTACTGGACTGTG GTATGTGTATCGTGACCGTGAAGAGACAGACAGCTACGCAGTTCCAGCGTTGTGTGGTGTCTACCTGTCCTTTACGGGTGGAGTACTGGTGATGCTTCTGTACTACGGCCTTCttcacccctcacacacacaccccaccccagCATCGACCTGGTGTGATGAGCTGCTGTGGGGTAACCCCTTGCCCCCTTCAGCTCCGCCCACCCCAGCCCACCTTGCTGCCCCGTTTCACAGTGATGACATCATCGCAGAAGGCTGTCTGCCGGTGTTCCAGGTGCGTTTGGAGCCCCCCACCTCGAGACGTTTCGAAGGTCCTCTGATAAAGATTGACATGCCCAGGAAACGTTACCCAGCCTGGGACGCTCACTACGTGGACAGACGGCTGCGAAGGACCATCAACCTACTACAGTACCTGACGCCTGCAGCCGCAGGCATACGATACAGGGACAGACCTCTGCTCTATGAACTACTGCAGTACGAGTCTTCTttctga